A genomic segment from Verrucomicrobiota bacterium encodes:
- the lepA gene encoding elongation factor 4 yields the protein MESQFTRNFCIIAHIDHGKTTLSDRLLESTGTIEERDKQDQLLDSMDLERERGITIKAHPVTMKYQAKNGHQYRLNLLDTPGHVDFSYEVSRSLAACEGAILVVDAAQGVEAQTVANVHLALKQELTIVPVINKIDLPNADVPTVQKQLEDILAIPGSEAILASAKTGLGIEGILEAIVERIPPPRSFGDDKLRALIFDSVFDIYRGVVAYARVFSGSMDAGQAVKLMSTSKSYEVKETGIFTPKPLAQEGLRAGDVGYFIANIKSTAEIKIGDTLTEQRSPAAEPLPGFQEIHPMVFSGIYPINTADFEHLKTAMGKLQINDSAFTYQAENSVALGFGFRCGFLGLLHMEIVQERLRREFNMDIIATYPSVVYQVVKTSGETIEVDNPSFLPDPSVIEEIQEPTVECFVMCPNENIGDMMQLITEKRGEVQHTESLDTRRVMLTAVLPLNEILVDFNDKIKSLTHGYGSMDYEYAGYRASDLVKLDMLVNGEPVDAFSSIVHRDKAEARGRLLAAKLKEVIPPQLFQVAIQAAIGGKIIARENVSALRKNVTAKCYGGDITRKRKLLEKQKEGKKRMKAIGRVNIPQEAFIEVLKTS from the coding sequence ATGGAAAGCCAGTTCACGCGGAATTTTTGTATCATTGCGCATATCGATCACGGCAAGACGACCTTGTCCGATCGTTTGCTGGAGTCGACGGGCACCATTGAGGAGCGGGACAAGCAGGATCAGTTGCTGGATTCCATGGACCTTGAACGGGAGCGCGGGATCACGATCAAGGCGCACCCGGTGACGATGAAGTACCAGGCGAAGAACGGCCACCAGTACCGTCTGAACCTCCTGGACACGCCGGGTCACGTCGATTTTTCGTACGAAGTATCCCGGAGCCTGGCGGCGTGCGAGGGGGCGATCCTGGTGGTCGACGCGGCCCAGGGGGTGGAAGCGCAGACGGTGGCCAACGTCCACCTGGCGCTCAAGCAGGAACTGACGATCGTCCCGGTAATCAACAAGATCGATCTGCCGAACGCGGACGTGCCCACCGTGCAGAAGCAGCTGGAGGATATTCTGGCGATCCCGGGTTCGGAAGCGATCCTGGCCAGCGCGAAGACCGGCCTCGGCATCGAGGGTATTCTCGAAGCGATCGTCGAGCGCATTCCTCCGCCCAGATCGTTCGGGGACGACAAGTTGCGGGCGCTGATTTTCGACTCGGTTTTCGACATTTACCGCGGGGTGGTGGCGTACGCCCGGGTTTTCTCGGGCTCAATGGACGCGGGCCAGGCAGTGAAACTGATGAGCACCTCAAAGAGCTATGAGGTCAAGGAGACGGGCATTTTTACCCCGAAACCGCTCGCGCAGGAAGGGCTGCGAGCGGGCGACGTCGGTTACTTCATCGCCAACATCAAGAGCACCGCGGAGATCAAGATCGGCGACACCCTGACCGAGCAGCGGAGCCCGGCGGCGGAACCGCTGCCCGGGTTTCAGGAAATTCACCCGATGGTGTTCAGCGGCATTTATCCGATCAACACCGCCGACTTCGAGCACCTGAAGACGGCGATGGGCAAGCTGCAGATCAACGATTCGGCGTTTACTTATCAGGCGGAAAACTCGGTGGCGTTGGGGTTCGGTTTCCGTTGCGGCTTTCTGGGCCTGTTACACATGGAAATTGTCCAGGAACGGCTCCGGCGCGAGTTCAACATGGACATCATCGCCACCTATCCGAGCGTGGTTTACCAGGTGGTGAAGACCAGCGGCGAGACGATCGAGGTGGACAATCCGTCGTTCCTGCCGGACCCGAGCGTGATCGAGGAAATCCAGGAACCGACCGTGGAGTGCTTCGTCATGTGCCCGAACGAGAACATCGGGGACATGATGCAGTTGATCACGGAGAAGCGGGGCGAGGTGCAGCACACGGAATCGCTGGATACCCGGCGGGTGATGCTCACGGCGGTCTTGCCGCTCAACGAGATCCTGGTCGACTTCAACGACAAGATCAAATCGCTGACGCACGGTTACGGTTCGATGGACTATGAGTATGCCGGTTACCGGGCGTCCGATCTGGTCAAGCTGGACATGCTGGTTAACGGCGAGCCGGTGGACGCATTCTCGAGCATCGTCCATCGCGATAAGGCGGAGGCGCGCGGCCGCCTGCTGGCGGCGAAACTGAAGGAGGTAATTCCGCCGCAGTTGTTCCAGGTTGCCATCCAGGCCGCGATCGGCGGCAAGATTATCGCCCGCGAGAACGTTTCGGCCTTGCGCAAGAACGTGACCGCCAAATGTTACGGCGGCGACATCACCCGGAAGCGCAAGCTTTTGGAAAAGCAGAAGGAAGGCAAGAAACGGATGAAAGCCATCGGCCGGGTCAACATTCCGCAGGAGGCCTTCATTGAAGTCCTGAAGACCAGCTAG
- the nuoB gene encoding NADH-quinone oxidoreductase subunit NuoB, protein MAEVAPAAYDSKVEGNVIFSRLDACVNWMRKNSLWPMPMGLACCAIELMATASARFDIARFGAEVMRFSPRQSDVMIVAGTVTYKMALAVKRIYDQMPEPKWVIAMGACASSGGMYRSYAVLQGIDQLLPVDVYVSGCPPRPEALLEGLMKLQRKIDTERALADQKRELLEVFS, encoded by the coding sequence ATGGCCGAAGTTGCTCCTGCTGCCTACGATTCCAAAGTCGAAGGCAATGTTATTTTTTCCCGCTTGGATGCCTGCGTTAACTGGATGCGCAAAAATTCACTTTGGCCTATGCCGATGGGTTTGGCATGCTGCGCCATCGAACTGATGGCCACCGCCTCTGCCCGTTTTGATATCGCCCGTTTCGGGGCCGAAGTGATGCGCTTTTCACCCCGGCAATCCGACGTCATGATCGTCGCCGGCACCGTCACCTACAAGATGGCGTTGGCCGTCAAACGGATCTACGACCAGATGCCGGAGCCGAAATGGGTCATCGCCATGGGTGCCTGCGCTTCCTCCGGGGGCATGTACCGCAGCTACGCCGTGTTGCAAGGCATCGACCAGCTCCTGCCCGTCGATGTTTATGTCAGCGGGTGCCCGCCCCGGCCTGAAGCCTTGCTCGAAGGCTTGATGAAGCTGCAGCGCAAGATCGATACCGAACGCGCGCTGGCCGACCAGAAGCGCGAGCTTCTCGAGGTTTTCTCATGA
- a CDS encoding NADH-quinone oxidoreductase subunit C: protein MTIADVIVALESRFRILQKTEFRGETNLTLPLDQIEAVCRTCKEELGFNVLLDISSVDHFGEEPRFELVYELYTLNPGQPGLHLRLKTTVSEDNLEVPTVSHIWATANWHEREVYDMMGIQFANHPDLRRILMWDGYPFYPLRKDFPLEGKASEVPDVAFSRPAPLAGGPFVTVPTTAGTKDREPRARRPEDGESVPGGSD from the coding sequence ATGACCATTGCTGACGTCATCGTTGCGTTGGAAAGCCGGTTTCGCATCCTTCAAAAAACTGAGTTCCGTGGCGAAACCAACCTGACCCTGCCTTTGGACCAGATCGAGGCCGTATGCCGGACCTGCAAAGAAGAGCTCGGGTTTAACGTCCTGCTCGACATCTCGAGCGTGGACCATTTCGGTGAGGAACCGCGGTTCGAACTCGTTTACGAACTGTACACCCTCAATCCCGGGCAGCCCGGGCTGCACCTCCGTCTGAAGACAACGGTTTCCGAGGACAACCTCGAAGTGCCGACCGTCAGCCACATCTGGGCGACGGCCAACTGGCACGAGCGGGAGGTCTATGACATGATGGGCATCCAGTTTGCCAACCATCCCGACCTCCGCCGGATACTCATGTGGGACGGCTACCCGTTCTACCCGCTGCGCAAGGATTTCCCCTTGGAGGGCAAAGCGAGCGAGGTGCCAGACGTTGCCTTCTCGCGGCCTGCGCCGTTGGCGGGCGGCCCGTTCGTCACCGTCCCGACCACGGCCGGCACCAAGGACCGCGAACCCCGCGCGCGGCGTCCGGAAGACGGCGAGAGCGTCCCGGGCGGATCGGATTAA
- a CDS encoding CPXCG motif-containing cysteine-rich protein, which yields MDLEQIAQISCPYCGAVFSTFIDTSQGAFCTIEDCQVCCRPIQIDIECTAGEITSVDVRRA from the coding sequence GTGGACCTCGAACAGATCGCTCAAATCTCCTGTCCCTACTGCGGCGCGGTGTTCTCGACGTTCATCGACACCTCGCAAGGGGCCTTCTGCACCATCGAAGACTGCCAGGTCTGCTGCCGGCCCATTCAGATCGACATCGAGTGCACCGCCGGAGAAATCACCTCTGTCGACGTCCGGCG